Proteins encoded by one window of Candidatus Hydrogenedentota bacterium:
- a CDS encoding right-handed parallel beta-helix repeat-containing protein, giving the protein MSLSHAAYPRIIAVTFFVALSFTAHAAFNVRDHGATGNGETDDTAAIQATIDALSNRGGTVYFEPGEYLTGSLHLRSNIALHLDSGAVLKGIPDRNAYDPYEDLGFKNESDEETSYFHHALIWGEDIENVAIYGGGTIDANFTKRHGPKPIALKRCRFVRIGGIRILNAPNYCISLLGTDYVEIDGVTILNAFCDGIDPDSCKNVRISNCHIESWDDAIVPKASFTLGERRATENLTVTNCYLATACNAFKLGTESAGDFKRIAVSNCVMDGLKGKRDAVSGIAIESVDGSNIDGVVVSNITMVNVCSPIFIRLGNRGRDMEPDVPGTLRNVSIDNVVATNASLVCSITGIPDRNVEKVSISNVRLSFVGGAPYRPVEEAVPEVIQGYPSADNFGAMPGYAFYCQHVRGLTFSNVDVSWEDGFWRAMPTDKDDWDLPLRGVPKQTTPNPEIGNALVIDDVHNLNIANLRARPSAQKHAVLRLNNVQNALIESCVAQESTDVFLDVRGELSRDIVFSGNSMLRARNSVSTGPLPADVVKQIANTDPGP; this is encoded by the coding sequence ATGAGTCTATCCCACGCGGCGTACCCGCGCATCATTGCCGTCACGTTCTTCGTAGCGCTCTCGTTTACGGCCCATGCTGCATTCAATGTGCGCGATCATGGCGCCACAGGCAACGGCGAAACGGACGACACCGCCGCGATACAGGCAACCATCGACGCCCTGTCCAATCGCGGCGGGACGGTTTACTTTGAACCGGGCGAGTACCTCACCGGAAGCCTTCATCTCCGCAGCAACATCGCACTCCATCTCGATTCCGGCGCTGTTCTCAAGGGCATACCGGACAGAAACGCGTACGACCCGTACGAAGACCTCGGATTCAAGAACGAGTCCGACGAGGAAACCTCCTATTTCCATCATGCGCTCATCTGGGGTGAGGACATCGAGAACGTCGCGATCTACGGCGGCGGCACAATCGACGCGAACTTTACGAAGCGGCATGGCCCAAAACCGATCGCGCTCAAGCGTTGCAGGTTTGTGCGCATCGGGGGCATCCGCATTTTGAATGCGCCGAACTATTGCATCAGCCTGTTGGGCACCGACTACGTCGAGATCGATGGCGTCACGATCCTCAACGCCTTTTGCGACGGCATCGATCCCGATTCGTGCAAGAACGTGCGCATCTCGAACTGCCACATCGAATCCTGGGACGACGCAATTGTGCCGAAAGCGAGCTTCACGCTTGGCGAGCGCCGCGCAACGGAGAACCTGACGGTAACGAACTGCTACCTTGCGACCGCGTGCAATGCGTTCAAACTTGGTACGGAGTCCGCGGGGGATTTCAAGCGCATAGCCGTCAGCAATTGCGTAATGGATGGGCTGAAAGGAAAACGCGACGCGGTCAGCGGCATTGCCATCGAGTCGGTGGACGGATCGAACATCGACGGCGTTGTCGTGTCGAACATTACAATGGTGAACGTCTGCTCGCCGATCTTCATCCGTCTTGGGAATCGCGGACGCGATATGGAACCGGATGTCCCGGGCACCCTGCGCAACGTATCGATCGACAACGTCGTCGCGACGAACGCGTCGCTCGTATGTTCGATCACCGGCATTCCGGACCGCAACGTCGAAAAAGTTTCGATATCGAACGTGCGGCTGTCGTTCGTCGGCGGCGCACCGTATCGGCCGGTGGAAGAAGCGGTGCCGGAGGTCATTCAGGGCTATCCCAGCGCCGATAACTTCGGCGCGATGCCGGGCTACGCCTTCTACTGTCAGCATGTGCGCGGGCTAACGTTCTCAAATGTCGACGTAAGCTGGGAAGACGGTTTTTGGCGTGCCATGCCGACGGATAAGGATGATTGGGACCTGCCGCTGCGCGGCGTGCCGAAGCAGACGACGCCAAACCCGGAAATCGGAAACGCGCTTGTGATCGACGACGTCCATAACCTTAACATCGCCAATCTGCGTGCGCGGCCGTCCGCCCAAAAACATGCCGTGCTGCGGCTGAACAATGTTCAGAATGCCCTGATCGAATCGTGCGTAGCGCAGGAGTCCACCGATGTTTTTCTCGACGTCCGCGGTGAATTAAGCCGCGACATCGTCTTCTCGGGAAATTCCATGCTGCGTGCGCGCAACAGCGTGTCGACCGGCCCGCTGCCCGCCGATGTGGTGAAGCAAATCGCAAACACCGATCCTGGGCCCTAG
- a CDS encoding site-specific integrase, whose translation MANIHQKSKSGVWYISYRQGGILKHRSLGTKSAAEARRLKREIELKAEFKPSVEFVIVERPKADVKNPTLDAFWTDFLRWATEHRSRNAVDEYTNWFRQFREFTKIERLGDATVDQVREFKTRIRTQGKGKPEGTGLCETSVNSALKTLRSIWNHAIRLNKYTGPNPFLSAEFYRIPQHVHRDYLDGKSIESLLKATEHYAQEKGIKTIEARNIRLAIALMALAGLRKREACFARWEWIRWDTKIIEVSNHGEFTTKSRRNRTISMHDDLIAILAPHRRGEGYILEATRATNGKNRYRVEFKKSFQRVCAIAGFKATPHALRHSFASRHAVAGTSLHVIAGWLGHSSTSITERYAHFQTGYNEAANNI comes from the coding sequence ATGGCCAACATTCACCAAAAGTCCAAAAGCGGCGTGTGGTACATCAGCTACCGGCAAGGGGGAATTCTCAAACATCGCTCCCTTGGCACCAAGAGTGCGGCGGAAGCCCGCAGGCTCAAGCGGGAAATTGAACTCAAGGCGGAATTCAAACCATCGGTCGAATTCGTCATCGTTGAGCGCCCCAAAGCCGATGTAAAGAATCCCACACTCGACGCATTCTGGACGGATTTCCTGAGATGGGCGACCGAACATCGATCGCGAAACGCCGTGGACGAATACACCAATTGGTTCCGGCAGTTTAGGGAGTTTACGAAGATCGAGCGACTCGGCGACGCGACCGTAGACCAAGTTCGAGAATTCAAAACGCGCATCCGCACGCAAGGCAAGGGGAAGCCTGAAGGTACCGGGCTGTGCGAGACAAGCGTCAACAGTGCACTCAAAACTCTCCGCTCCATTTGGAACCACGCCATCAGGCTCAACAAGTATACGGGACCGAACCCTTTCCTCTCCGCTGAATTCTACAGAATCCCTCAACACGTTCACCGCGATTACCTGGATGGCAAAAGCATCGAGTCGCTGCTCAAGGCCACCGAACACTACGCACAGGAGAAAGGCATCAAAACCATCGAAGCGCGAAACATCCGCCTGGCCATCGCACTCATGGCATTGGCCGGCCTGCGTAAGCGCGAAGCGTGTTTTGCCCGCTGGGAATGGATCCGTTGGGACACCAAAATCATCGAAGTATCGAACCACGGCGAATTCACCACCAAGAGTCGGCGAAACCGCACCATCTCGATGCATGACGACCTCATCGCAATTCTTGCGCCGCACCGCCGCGGCGAGGGATACATCCTCGAAGCGACACGTGCAACGAACGGCAAGAACCGATACCGCGTGGAGTTTAAGAAATCCTTCCAACGCGTCTGCGCGATCGCGGGTTTCAAGGCGACGCCCCATGCGTTGCGGCACTCGTTCGCGTCCCGACATGCCGTCGCCGGAACGTCCCTGCACGTGATCGCCGGCTGGCTCGGCCATTCCTCGACGTCCATCACCGAGCGGTACGCGCACTTCCAAACCGGATACAACGAGGCCGCAAACAATATCTGA
- a CDS encoding CehA/McbA family metallohydrolase — protein MADGEKTEPMGTLSIRVVDAAAGTETPARVHLTDLDGKTVKVTEFPWWHDHFVVPGGGTLSLPESHYHAIVERGAEYRAARADFSIRGNQTTEVAVTTDRFVDVQAAGWWPGDLHVHRPPEDIELLMRAEDVHVAPVITWWNTKNYWSNRSVPNDPSMKFDDNRFYHLMAGEDEREGGAFLYFNGTSPVDLSMCDKEWPSPLTILADAKRANSGLWIDIEKPFWWDVPTAIAQGLCDSIGIANNHMCRRGMYESEAWGKRRDTARLPRPRGNGYWSQEIYYELLSSGIRIAPSAGSASGVLPNPVGYNRVYVHLDGALQWDAWWEGLRAGRSFVTNGPMLFVKANGEIPGHVFQSGEPIDIAITAEILTQDTIPYVEVIKNGAIDHTVPFEEWKRTGSLGALRFDECGWFIVRAVTDNSKTFRFASTAPYYVEVGERKERISRASAQFFLDWVRERIARIKHDDPRKLEEVLAPHRDAERFWSRRVKQANAP, from the coding sequence ATGGCGGATGGAGAAAAGACCGAGCCGATGGGAACGCTGTCGATCCGCGTCGTTGACGCCGCAGCAGGCACGGAAACGCCGGCGCGCGTTCACCTGACCGACCTCGATGGGAAAACCGTAAAGGTGACGGAGTTTCCCTGGTGGCACGACCATTTTGTCGTTCCCGGCGGGGGTACGTTGTCTTTGCCGGAAAGCCACTACCACGCGATCGTTGAACGCGGCGCGGAATATCGTGCCGCGCGGGCGGATTTCTCGATCCGTGGCAATCAGACTACTGAAGTTGCCGTGACAACGGATCGATTTGTCGACGTTCAGGCAGCCGGGTGGTGGCCCGGAGACTTGCACGTGCATCGTCCGCCGGAGGACATCGAATTGTTGATGCGGGCGGAGGACGTACATGTCGCGCCGGTGATTACGTGGTGGAACACGAAGAACTATTGGTCGAATCGAAGCGTCCCGAACGATCCGTCCATGAAGTTCGACGATAACCGCTTCTATCACCTGATGGCCGGCGAAGACGAACGCGAAGGCGGCGCGTTCCTGTATTTCAATGGGACATCGCCGGTGGACTTGTCCATGTGCGACAAGGAATGGCCGTCACCGTTAACAATACTCGCAGACGCGAAGCGGGCGAATTCGGGACTGTGGATCGATATCGAGAAACCGTTCTGGTGGGACGTGCCCACGGCGATCGCGCAGGGCCTGTGCGATTCGATTGGCATCGCGAACAATCACATGTGCCGGCGCGGCATGTACGAGAGCGAAGCTTGGGGCAAGCGGCGCGACACGGCCCGACTCCCCAGACCGCGCGGCAACGGTTACTGGTCGCAGGAAATCTATTACGAGCTTTTGAGCAGCGGTATTCGCATTGCTCCATCGGCAGGCAGCGCGTCCGGCGTGTTGCCGAACCCGGTCGGGTACAACCGTGTGTACGTGCACCTTGACGGAGCCCTGCAGTGGGACGCGTGGTGGGAGGGGTTGCGGGCCGGGCGCAGTTTCGTCACGAACGGCCCTATGCTGTTTGTCAAAGCAAACGGCGAGATTCCCGGCCACGTCTTCCAATCGGGCGAGCCGATCGATATCGCGATTACCGCCGAGATTCTGACCCAGGACACAATTCCGTACGTCGAAGTGATTAAGAACGGCGCAATCGATCACACTGTGCCATTCGAGGAATGGAAGCGTACCGGCTCGCTCGGCGCACTTCGATTCGACGAATGCGGCTGGTTCATCGTTCGCGCCGTGACCGACAATTCCAAGACGTTCCGCTTCGCCTCGACCGCGCCGTACTATGTGGAAGTCGGCGAGCGCAAGGAGCGCATCAGCCGCGCGTCCGCGCAGTTCTTTCTCGACTGGGTCCGTGAGCGCATCGCGCGCATCAAGCATGACGACCCGCGAAAGTTGGAGGAAGTGCTTGCGCCGCACCGCGACGCGGAGCGGTTCTGGTCGCGGCGGGTCAAGCAGGCGAACGCGCCGTAA
- a CDS encoding helix-turn-helix domain-containing protein produces the protein MEDLLTRHEAAARLRIGLRTLDRRLATGELKCYRLGDGPRAPVRITEAQLQAYLERQKMPYVQARAQELLERA, from the coding sequence ATGGAAGACCTGTTGACCAGACACGAAGCCGCGGCACGGCTCCGCATTGGGCTACGCACGCTCGATAGGCGGCTCGCTACCGGTGAGTTGAAATGCTACCGGTTGGGCGACGGCCCGCGGGCGCCCGTACGCATTACCGAAGCGCAGCTGCAAGCGTACCTCGAGCGCCAGAAGATGCCGTATGTTCAGGCGCGCGCCCAAGAGTTGCTGGAACGTGCGTGA